One window from the genome of Glycine soja cultivar W05 chromosome 12, ASM419377v2, whole genome shotgun sequence encodes:
- the LOC114379829 gene encoding malate dehydrogenase, mitochondrial-like, whose translation MMKPSMLRSLHSAATRGASHLFRRGYASEPVPERKVAVLGAAGGIGQPLSLLMKLNPLVSSLSLYDIAGTPGVAADISHINTRSEVVGYQGDEELGKALEGADVVIIPAGVPRKPGMTRDDLFNINAGIVKTLCTAIAKYCPHALVNMISNPVNSTVPIAAEVFKKAGTYDEKRLFGVTTLDVVRAKTFYAGKANVPVAGVNVPVVGGHAGITILPLFSQATPKANLDDDVIKALTKRTQDGGTEVVEAKAGKGSATLSMAYAGALFADACLKGLNGVPDVVECSFVQSTVTELPFFASKVRLGTVGVEEVLGLGHLSDFEQQGLESLKPELKSSIEKGIKFANQ comes from the exons atgatgaAGCCATCGATGCTCAGATCTCTCCACTCCGCCGCCACCCGCGGCGCCTCTCATCTCTTCCGCCGTGGGTACGCCTCCGAGCCGGTGCCGGAGCGCAAGGTAGCCGTTCTCGGCGCCGCCGGCGGGATCGGGCAGCCTCTCTCCCTTCTCATGAAGCTCAATCCCCTCGTTTCGAGCCTCTCCCTTTACGATATCGCCGGAACTCCCGGCGTCGCCGCCGATATCAGCCACATAAACACCAGATCTGAG GTAGTGGGGTACCAAGGTGATGAAGAGCTTGGAAAAGCTTTGGAGGGTGCCGATGTTGTTATAATTCCTGCTGGTGTGCCCAGAAAGCCTGGAATGACTCGTGATGATCTTTTTAACATCAATGCTGGCATTGTTAAGACGCTGTGTACTGCTATTGCTAAGTATTGCCCCCAT GCCCTTGTTAACATGATAAGCAATCCTGTGAACTCCACTGTTCCTATTGCTGCTGAAGTTTTCAAGAAGGCAGGAACTTATGATGAGAAGAGATTGTTTGGTGTTACCACCCTTGATGTTGTTAGGGCAAAAACTTTCTATGCTGGGAAAGCCAATGTTCCAGTTGCTG GTGTTAATGTACCTGTTGTGGGCGGTCATGCAGGCATTACTATTCTGCCACTATTTTCTCAA GCCACACCAAAAGCCAATCTTGATGATGATGTCATTAAGGCTCTTACAAAGAGGACACAAGATGGAGGAACAGAAGTTGTAGAAGCTAAGGCTGGAAAGGGTTCTGCAACTTTGTCAATGGC CTATGCTGGTGCCCTTTTTGCTGATGCTTGCCTCAAGGGCCTCAATGGAGTCCCAGATGTTGTCGAGTGCTCTTTCGTGCAATCCACTGTTACTGAACTTCCCTTCTTTGCTTCCAAG GTGAGGCTTGGGACGGTTGGTGTGGAGGAAGTTCTGGGCTTGGGGCACCTCTCAGATTTTGAGCAACAAGGCCTCGAAAGCCTTAAGCCTGAACTCAAATCATCAATTGAGAAGGGAATCAAATTTGCCAACCAGTAA